In Proteus vulgaris, one DNA window encodes the following:
- a CDS encoding chondroitinase family polysaccharide lyase, whose translation MLIKNPLAHAVTLSLCLSLPAQALPSLSHETFGDIYLFENELPNTLITSNNNQLSLSKQHAKDGEQSLKWQYQPQATLTLNNIVNYQDDKNTATPLTFMMWIYNEKPQSSPLTLVFKQNNKIALSFNAELNFTGWRGIAVPFRDMKGTATGKLDQLVITAPNQAGTLFFDQIMMSVPLDNRWAVPDYQTPYVNNAVNTMVSKNWSALLMYDQMFRAHYPTLNFDTEFRDDQIEMALIYQRFEHYQGINSNKKITTDMLDKHLALWEKLGLTQHTDGSITGKALDHPNRQNFMKVEGIFSEETKKALLDTNMLRDVGKTLLQTAIYLRSNSLSATDRQKLEDRYLLGTRYVLEQGFTRGSGYQIITHVGYQTRELFDAWFIGRHILAKNNLLAPTQQAMMWYNATGRIFEKDNEIVDANVDILNTQLQWMIKSLLMLPDYQQRQQALAQLQNWLSKTILSSKGVAGGFKPDGSIFHHSQHYPAYAKDAFGGLAPSVYALSDSPFRLTTSAHERLKDVLLKMRIYTKETQIPVVLSGRHPTGLHKIGITPFKWMALAGTPDGKQKLDTTLSAAYAKLDNKTHFEGIKAESEPVGAWAMNYASMAIQRRASAQSPQQSWLAIARGFSRYLVGNESYENNNRYGRYLQYGHLEIIPADLTQAGFSHAGWDWNRYPGTTTIHLPYNELEAKLSQLPAAGIEEMLLSTESYSGANTLNNNSMFAMKLHGHSKYQQQSLRANKSYFLFDNRVIALGSGIENDDKQHRTETTLFQFAVPKLKSVIINGKEVNQLGTQLTLNNADTLIDPAGNLYKLTKGQTVKFSYQKQHSLDDRTSKPTEQLFATAVISHGNAPKNENYEYAIVIESQDNKAPEYIILQHNNQLHAVKDKITQEEGYAFFEATQLKSPQAILLSSDSPVMVMAKDQKQKLTLSIVNPNLNLYQGIENDQIDNNGNQVEISVYSRQWLTADSKPISSTVTVKGVWKLVTPQSGVIIKHQNNNTLITTTTIQATPIVINLVK comes from the coding sequence ATGTTAATAAAAAACCCTTTAGCCCACGCGGTTACATTAAGCCTCTGTTTATCATTACCGGCACAAGCTTTACCCTCTCTGTCTCATGAAACTTTCGGCGATATTTATCTTTTTGAAAATGAACTGCCTAATACCCTTATTACTTCAAATAATAACCAATTATCGCTAAGCAAACAGCATGCTAAAGATGGTGAACAATCACTTAAATGGCAATATCAACCGCAAGCAACATTAACGCTAAATAATATTGTTAATTACCAAGATGATAAAAATACAGCAACTCCTCTCACTTTTATGATGTGGATTTATAATGAAAAACCTCAATCTTCTCCATTAACGTTAGTATTTAAACAAAATAATAAAATTGCACTAAGTTTTAATGCTGAACTTAATTTTACGGGATGGCGAGGTATTGCTGTTCCTTTTCGTGATATGAAAGGTACTGCAACAGGAAAATTAGATCAATTAGTTATTACAGCACCAAATCAAGCTGGAACCCTCTTTTTCGACCAAATTATGATGAGTGTACCGTTAGACAATCGCTGGGCAGTTCCTGACTATCAAACACCTTACGTAAATAACGCAGTAAACACGATGGTTAGTAAAAACTGGAGTGCGTTATTGATGTACGATCAAATGTTTAGAGCTCATTATCCCACTTTAAACTTCGATACTGAATTTCGTGATGATCAAATAGAAATGGCTTTGATTTATCAGCGTTTTGAGCATTATCAAGGGATAAACAGTAATAAGAAAATCACCACAGATATGTTAGATAAACATTTAGCATTATGGGAAAAATTAGGATTAACGCAACATACTGATGGATCAATCACAGGAAAAGCACTTGATCATCCTAATCGGCAGAATTTTATGAAAGTCGAAGGGATATTTAGTGAGGAGACTAAAAAAGCATTACTTGATACCAATATGCTAAGAGATGTCGGTAAAACGCTTCTTCAAACTGCTATTTATTTGCGTAGTAATTCATTATCAGCTACTGATAGGCAAAAATTAGAAGATCGTTATTTATTAGGCACTCGTTACGTTCTTGAACAAGGTTTTACACGCGGTAGCGGTTATCAAATTATTACTCATGTTGGTTATCAAACCAGAGAGCTTTTTGATGCATGGTTTATTGGACGTCATATTCTCGCAAAAAATAACCTTCTAGCTCCAACTCAACAAGCCATGATGTGGTATAACGCTACAGGACGAATTTTTGAAAAAGACAATGAAATCGTTGATGCAAATGTCGATATTCTCAACACTCAATTACAATGGATGATAAAAAGTTTATTGATGCTACCTGATTACCAGCAACGTCAACAAGCCTTAGCACAACTGCAAAATTGGTTAAGTAAAACGATACTAAGCTCAAAAGGTGTTGCTGGCGGTTTCAAACCTGATGGTTCTATTTTTCATCATTCACAACATTATCCTGCTTATGCAAAAGACGCATTTGGTGGTTTAGCACCCAGTGTGTATGCATTAAGTGATTCACCTTTTCGTTTAACTACTTCAGCACATGAGCGTTTAAAAGATGTTTTGTTAAAAATGCGTATCTACACCAAAGAGACACAAATTCCTGTCGTATTAAGTGGCCGTCACCCAACAGGGTTGCATAAAATAGGCATCACTCCATTTAAATGGATGGCATTAGCAGGAACCCCAGATGGCAAACAAAAGTTAGATACCACATTATCCGCCGCTTATGCAAAATTAGACAACAAAACGCATTTTGAAGGCATTAAAGCTGAAAGTGAACCGGTTGGCGCATGGGCAATGAATTATGCATCAATGGCAATACAACGAAGGGCATCGGCTCAATCACCACAACAAAGCTGGCTTGCCATAGCGCGCGGTTTTAGCCGTTATCTTGTTGGTAATGAAAGTTATGAAAATAACAACCGTTATGGTCGTTATTTACAATATGGACACTTAGAAATTATTCCGGCAGATTTAACCCAAGCAGGATTTAGCCATGCTGGATGGGATTGGAATAGATATCCAGGTACAACAACTATTCACCTTCCCTATAACGAACTTGAAGCAAAACTTAGTCAATTACCTGCTGCAGGTATTGAAGAAATGTTGCTTTCAACAGAAAGCTATTCTGGTGCAAATACACTTAATAACAATAGTATGTTTGCCATGAAATTACATGGTCACAGTAAATATCAACAACAAAGCTTAAGAGCTAATAAATCCTATTTTTTATTTGATAATAGAGTTATTGCTTTAGGTTCCGGTATTGAAAATGATGATAAACAACATAGGACAGAAACAACACTCTTTCAATTTGCTGTTCCTAAATTAAAATCAGTGATAATTAATGGCAAAGAGGTTAATCAATTAGGTACTCAATTAACTTTAAATAATGCAGATACTTTAATTGATCCTGCTGGAAATTTATATAAGCTCACAAAAGGACAAACTGTAAAATTTAGTTATCAAAAACAACATTCGCTTGATGATAGAACGTCAAAACCAACAGAACAATTATTTGCAACAGCAGTTATCTCTCATGGTAACGCACCTAAGAATGAAAACTATGAGTATGCGATAGTAATTGAATCACAAGATAATAAAGCACCTGAATACATTATATTACAACATAATAATCAATTACATGCAGTAAAAGACAAAATCACCCAAGAAGAAGGATATGCTTTTTTTGAAGCGACACAATTAAAATCACCTCAAGCAATATTATTATCGAGTGACTCTCCTGTTATGGTTATGGCTAAAGATCAAAAACAAAAATTAACATTAAGTATTGTTAATCCTAATTTAAATTTATATCAAGGCATTGAAAATGACCAAATTGATAATAATGGAAATCAAGTCGAAATCAGCGTTTATTCTCGTCAATGGCTAACTGCTGACTCTAAACCAATAAGCAGCACAGTTACCGTAAAAGGAGTATGGAAATTAGTAACACCACAGTCTGGTGTTATTATTAAACATCAAAATAATAATACGCTGATTACTACGACAACAATACAGGCAACACCTATTGTTATTAATTTAGTTAAATAA
- the agaV gene encoding PTS N-acetylgalactosamine transporter subunit IIB, which produces MNTPNIVWTRIDERLLHGQIRITWGKHTEANLILVANDDAAEGPNAAFMQAGMKASAGGEYAVRFFSIQKTIDVISKASPRQKIFVLCNNPKDVARLVEGGVPITHCNVGNMHFHEGKRQIAKTVSVDETDIDAFKRLVANGVTCTIQNTPDQTPVDVLTLASA; this is translated from the coding sequence ATGAACACACCGAATATTGTCTGGACCCGCATTGACGAACGTTTACTCCATGGTCAAATCCGCATTACATGGGGAAAACATACAGAAGCAAACCTGATTTTAGTGGCTAATGATGACGCAGCAGAAGGCCCAAATGCCGCATTCATGCAAGCTGGAATGAAAGCATCAGCAGGGGGCGAATATGCTGTTCGCTTCTTCTCTATTCAAAAAACCATTGATGTTATTAGCAAAGCATCACCTCGTCAGAAAATTTTTGTGTTGTGTAATAACCCAAAAGATGTTGCCCGTTTAGTGGAAGGTGGTGTGCCCATTACTCACTGTAATGTTGGCAATATGCATTTTCATGAAGGAAAACGTCAAATTGCAAAAACAGTATCCGTTGATGAAACCGATATTGATGCGTTTAAACGCCTTGTTGCAAATGGGGTAACTTGCACAATTCAAAACACTCCCGATCAGACACCTGTTGATGTATTAACACTCGCATCTGCTTGA
- the kduD gene encoding 2-dehydro-3-deoxy-D-gluconate 5-dehydrogenase KduD, with protein sequence MNLFDLNGKIAIVTGCNTGLGQGMAIGLAKAGADIVGVGIQDAPETRQQVEALGRRFHYITQNLMKQDGLQALVDEAVSVMGRIDILVNNAGIIRREDLLEFSEKDWDDVIDINQKTLFFLSQKVARQFVKQGEGGKIINIASMLSYQGGIRVPSYTASKSAVMGLTRALATELSQYNINVNAIAPGYMATDNTTALRADEARNAAILERIPVGRWGTPEDVAGPAIFLASKASDYVTGYTIAVDGGWLAR encoded by the coding sequence ATGAATTTATTCGATTTAAATGGCAAGATTGCTATTGTTACAGGTTGTAATACAGGTTTAGGTCAAGGTATGGCTATTGGTTTAGCCAAAGCGGGTGCAGATATTGTGGGTGTGGGTATTCAAGATGCACCTGAAACCCGCCAGCAAGTAGAGGCTTTGGGTCGTCGTTTTCATTACATTACACAAAATTTAATGAAACAAGATGGGTTACAAGCGCTGGTAGATGAAGCCGTTTCTGTTATGGGGCGTATTGATATTTTGGTGAATAATGCAGGGATTATTCGTCGAGAAGATCTATTAGAATTTAGTGAAAAAGATTGGGACGATGTGATTGATATTAATCAGAAAACATTGTTTTTTTTATCCCAAAAAGTAGCTCGCCAATTTGTGAAACAAGGTGAAGGTGGAAAGATAATTAATATTGCTTCTATGCTCTCTTATCAAGGCGGTATTCGAGTTCCTTCCTACACAGCAAGTAAATCTGCAGTAATGGGATTAACCCGTGCATTGGCAACGGAATTATCTCAATACAATATTAATGTTAATGCAATTGCTCCGGGTTATATGGCAACAGATAACACTACCGCGCTTCGTGCTGATGAAGCACGTAATGCAGCTATTTTAGAACGTATTCCAGTAGGACGATGGGGAACTCCCGAAGATGTTGCAGGTCCAGCAATTTTCTTAGCATCAAAAGCGAGCGATTATGTTACTGGGTATACCATTGCAGTTGATGGTGGTTGGTTAGCTCGTTAA
- the nagA gene encoding N-acetylglucosamine-6-phosphate deacetylase encodes MSQRYAILADRTFTPEGIRYLYYVCVRGDVIESITSQAPTDCPIIRLKGKSLLPGFVDIHIHGREGADVMDATEQGLQTIADALVKTGVVAWVGTTVTAPIDDIRLALSQVREFLSKPQTSGALLLGSFLEGPYFTERHRGSHPVKYLKAPTISELETLLESAGDTLLRVAVAPEAQGSIDAIDWLVNRGIKPSVAHTAATYEQTSDAFLHGADCGVHLYNGMTGLHHREPGCCGAVLYHNVLAELIADGIHVHPVMMQLAYRMKGYQQLALITDCMRAGGLPDGDYTLGAQTVSVTQGQAKTADGSLAGSTCSLDSALRNMVKLAHIPEWEAVQMATAIPAEYLGIGDKLGYIKVGQQASFAVVDECFHLTDTFIRGNHIYSVSGENV; translated from the coding sequence ATGAGTCAGCGATATGCGATTTTGGCAGATAGAACGTTTACGCCTGAAGGAATTCGTTATCTCTATTATGTCTGTGTTAGGGGCGATGTCATTGAATCGATCACCTCGCAAGCACCAACAGATTGCCCCATTATTCGACTAAAAGGGAAATCATTATTACCCGGTTTTGTGGATATCCATATTCATGGTCGTGAAGGTGCGGATGTCATGGATGCGACTGAACAAGGGTTGCAAACCATTGCTGATGCTTTAGTGAAAACAGGTGTTGTTGCGTGGGTTGGTACAACGGTTACTGCACCTATAGATGATATTCGCCTCGCATTATCACAAGTACGTGAGTTCTTATCAAAGCCACAAACATCCGGTGCGTTGTTACTTGGGAGCTTTTTGGAAGGGCCTTATTTTACTGAGCGTCATCGCGGCTCTCATCCTGTGAAATATCTTAAAGCACCGACAATATCAGAGTTAGAAACACTGCTCGAAAGTGCAGGTGACACATTATTGCGTGTCGCTGTTGCGCCAGAAGCACAAGGTTCAATAGATGCGATTGATTGGTTGGTCAATCGAGGTATTAAGCCAAGTGTGGCGCATACAGCTGCAACTTACGAGCAAACTTCAGATGCGTTTTTGCATGGTGCTGATTGTGGTGTGCATTTGTATAACGGTATGACGGGGCTTCATCACCGTGAACCGGGATGTTGTGGTGCAGTGTTATATCACAATGTATTAGCGGAATTGATTGCCGATGGCATTCACGTTCATCCCGTGATGATGCAATTAGCGTATCGCATGAAAGGTTATCAACAACTCGCGTTAATTACAGATTGCATGCGTGCCGGGGGGTTGCCTGATGGTGATTATACGCTAGGTGCACAAACAGTGAGTGTTACTCAAGGTCAAGCTAAAACAGCCGATGGCTCTTTGGCTGGGAGTACCTGTAGCTTAGATAGTGCATTGCGAAATATGGTGAAACTTGCGCACATACCTGAGTGGGAAGCTGTACAAATGGCGACTGCGATCCCTGCGGAGTATCTCGGTATCGGCGATAAATTGGGTTATATCAAAGTAGGGCAACAAGCCAGCTTTGCTGTGGTGGATGAATGTTTTCATCTCACCGATACATTCATCAGAGGAAATCATATTTACTCTGTATCCGGGGAAAATGTATAG
- a CDS encoding glycoside hydrolase family 88/105 protein, with protein MEHANTDTLQRELVLQNMKRVYRYQSANQVRSVRRRSGKTRFIKDTDWERGVLWSCVSAAWQATQDEEYLNGVLNYTLHTGFRTGPNARFADDHVCAQAYLAISPLFEQSEVVEPTIKAFDIMLNEPKLGREDWWWCDALFMGPPGFAALAEITHERRYLDYMHTAYWDAIEHLRDPETGLIFRDHRYIPDGQGNELREANGEKVFWSRGIGWVLASIPRILQYMPDDFYGRERYIALFKELATSILDYQHEDGFWRTSLLDPDNFPAPESSATALFCYGLAWGINQGVLENEIYFPALNKAWAALQTCIHDNGMLGWVQLPAFNPREVKFEHNMDYGAGAYLLAGSEVLNLL; from the coding sequence ATGGAACACGCTAATACAGATACTTTGCAAAGAGAGCTTGTATTACAAAACATGAAGCGAGTGTATCGTTATCAATCGGCTAATCAAGTTCGCAGTGTTCGTCGCCGTAGTGGTAAAACCCGTTTTATTAAAGATACCGATTGGGAACGTGGTGTTTTATGGAGTTGTGTTAGTGCAGCATGGCAAGCAACACAAGATGAAGAGTATCTCAATGGTGTGCTGAATTACACTTTACATACTGGATTTAGAACAGGTCCCAACGCACGTTTTGCAGATGATCATGTTTGTGCACAAGCTTATTTAGCTATCAGTCCACTTTTCGAACAATCTGAAGTGGTTGAACCAACAATCAAAGCGTTTGATATTATGCTTAATGAGCCAAAACTTGGTCGTGAGGATTGGTGGTGGTGTGATGCGCTCTTTATGGGACCCCCGGGATTTGCTGCACTTGCTGAAATTACCCATGAGCGACGTTATTTAGATTATATGCATACTGCGTATTGGGATGCGATTGAGCATTTACGAGATCCTGAAACTGGACTTATTTTTCGCGATCATCGTTATATTCCTGATGGTCAAGGAAATGAATTACGCGAAGCCAATGGTGAAAAAGTTTTTTGGAGCCGTGGCATTGGCTGGGTTTTAGCGTCTATTCCCCGTATTCTTCAATATATGCCAGATGATTTTTATGGTCGTGAGCGTTATATTGCACTGTTTAAAGAATTAGCGACATCCATCCTAGATTATCAACATGAAGATGGTTTTTGGCGAACAAGTTTACTCGATCCAGATAATTTTCCTGCGCCAGAAAGTTCAGCTACAGCACTATTTTGTTATGGACTAGCATGGGGAATTAATCAGGGAGTATTAGAGAATGAAATTTATTTTCCTGCTTTAAATAAAGCATGGGCGGCATTACAAACCTGTATTCATGATAATGGTATGTTAGGTTGGGTTCAACTTCCGGCATTTAACCCTCGTGAAGTGAAGTTTGAACACAATATGGATTATGGTGCAGGTGCTTATTTATTAGCAGGGAGTGAAGTTTTAAACCTTTTGTAA
- the kduI gene encoding 5-dehydro-4-deoxy-D-glucuronate isomerase, whose protein sequence is MEIRQPIHSEHAKRLDTEGLRKEFLIENLFCEGEMNLTYSHIDRIIVGGIVPTTQPLALMAGKALGVDFFLERRELGAINIGGAGKVVVDGEVFDIGPREAIYIGMGAKSVEFMSDNMETPARFYMNCAPAHHTYPTRKITQQQASPEKIGNTENCNVRTIYKFLHPSVLPTCQLSMGMTVLEPGSLWNTMPCHTHERRMEVYLYFDMKDDNVVFHYMGEPTETRHLVVRNEQAVISPSWSIHSGVGSASYTFIWGMVGENQVFHDMDHVAMKDLK, encoded by the coding sequence ATGGAAATTCGTCAGCCAATTCATAGTGAACATGCTAAAAGGCTTGATACAGAAGGACTTCGCAAGGAGTTCCTGATAGAGAACCTATTCTGTGAAGGGGAAATGAATCTCACTTATAGCCATATAGACCGTATTATTGTTGGCGGTATTGTTCCTACAACGCAGCCTTTAGCATTAATGGCGGGTAAAGCCTTAGGCGTTGATTTCTTTTTAGAAAGACGTGAGCTAGGTGCCATTAATATTGGTGGCGCTGGTAAAGTAGTTGTTGATGGTGAAGTGTTTGATATTGGTCCTCGTGAAGCCATTTATATCGGAATGGGCGCTAAAAGTGTTGAATTTATGAGTGATAATATGGAAACTCCGGCTCGTTTTTATATGAACTGTGCGCCGGCTCATCATACTTATCCAACACGCAAAATAACGCAACAACAAGCATCACCAGAAAAAATTGGTAATACAGAAAACTGTAATGTTCGTACTATTTATAAATTCTTACACCCTTCAGTTTTGCCAACGTGCCAATTATCCATGGGGATGACCGTTCTTGAACCAGGTAGTTTATGGAATACCATGCCTTGCCATACTCATGAGCGTCGCATGGAAGTGTACCTTTATTTTGATATGAAAGATGACAACGTGGTATTCCATTATATGGGAGAACCAACGGAAACTCGTCATTTGGTTGTTCGCAATGAACAAGCTGTTATCAGTCCTAGCTGGTCAATTCACTCAGGTGTGGGCTCTGCATCTTATACCTTTATTTGGGGAATGGTTGGTGAAAATCAGGTCTTCCACGATATGGATCATGTGGCAATGAAAGATCTGAAGTAA
- a CDS encoding PTS system mannose/fructose/sorbose family transporter subunit IID: MVSDNSTALKTQDKPETGSLIDGIDEYQDTTVRKVITKGDLWKCAFRGLFMEGNFNFERMQGGGFAFSIIPALKKIHGNNKRDYATSLKNHLQFFNASPKLFTFLLGTAVAMEENKEKPSTVNVMKVAGMGPTGGIGDAIDHMTLMPLTLALGASIAMEGSIAGPFVFFFLYQIVHFLVYFGLMFMGYRAGTAAMVNMSDATEKLAKAANIMGIFVIGALSATFIKVQTTASLELGGKVVELQSALFDKIMPNLLPLCLVFLMYKMVKSTGFWGKPPVLIFSTLAFGVVGHVLGFL, from the coding sequence ATGGTATCTGATAACAGCACTGCATTGAAAACACAGGATAAACCAGAAACGGGTTCTTTGATTGATGGTATTGATGAGTACCAAGATACTACGGTCAGAAAAGTTATCACTAAAGGTGATCTTTGGAAGTGTGCGTTCCGAGGGTTATTTATGGAAGGTAACTTTAACTTTGAACGTATGCAAGGTGGTGGATTTGCCTTCTCAATTATTCCAGCATTAAAGAAGATCCATGGGAATAATAAACGCGATTATGCAACATCACTGAAAAACCATCTGCAATTCTTTAATGCCAGCCCTAAACTGTTTACCTTTTTATTAGGTACAGCCGTTGCAATGGAAGAAAACAAAGAAAAACCATCAACTGTTAACGTGATGAAAGTTGCAGGAATGGGGCCAACAGGAGGCATTGGCGACGCTATCGATCATATGACCTTAATGCCACTGACATTAGCATTGGGTGCATCTATTGCAATGGAAGGTTCGATTGCGGGACCTTTTGTTTTCTTCTTTTTATATCAAATAGTGCACTTTTTAGTGTATTTCGGGCTGATGTTTATGGGGTATCGCGCGGGAACCGCCGCGATGGTCAATATGAGTGATGCCACTGAAAAACTGGCCAAAGCCGCCAATATTATGGGGATCTTTGTTATTGGGGCGCTCTCCGCGACCTTTATCAAGGTGCAAACCACCGCCTCATTAGAGCTGGGAGGAAAGGTGGTCGAATTGCAAAGCGCGCTCTTTGACAAAATCATGCCGAATTTATTGCCTCTGTGCTTAGTTTTCCTGATGTACAAAATGGTAAAAAGCACCGGTTTTTGGGGTAAACCTCCGGTATTAATTTTCTCAACTCTTGCATTTGGCGTTGTCGGCCACGTATTAGGATTCTTATAA
- the agaF gene encoding PTS galactosamine/N-acetylgalactosamine transporter subunit IIA — MIGLIVSGHLNFASGMASAVKAIAGEQDDIAFIDFVESISPDELEEKMREAINSMSCQQYLFLTDLPGGTPCNRAMAIMMQNPAVEVLAGVNLPMIVNAAFEREGCSTPELVQTLREIGQDSIQDIREQLAQIDSNNADEEDGL, encoded by the coding sequence ATGATAGGTCTTATTGTTTCAGGACATCTTAATTTTGCTTCTGGTATGGCATCAGCCGTAAAAGCGATTGCTGGCGAGCAAGACGATATCGCATTTATCGATTTTGTTGAGTCAATTTCTCCTGATGAACTTGAAGAAAAAATGCGTGAGGCGATTAACTCAATGTCATGTCAGCAATATCTGTTCTTAACAGATTTACCCGGTGGAACCCCTTGTAATCGAGCAATGGCCATTATGATGCAAAATCCTGCTGTTGAGGTATTAGCGGGTGTGAATTTACCGATGATTGTTAATGCAGCTTTTGAACGAGAAGGGTGTTCAACACCAGAGTTAGTGCAAACATTACGCGAAATAGGTCAAGACAGTATTCAAGATATTCGTGAGCAATTAGCACAAATAGACAGTAATAATGCTGATGAAGAAGACGGCTTATGA
- the agaW gene encoding PTS N-acetylgalactosamine transporter subunit IIC gives MIFEASLVALWAFFCGIDKYDVALNIHRPLITGPVVGLIMGDMQVGLIAGATLELAWLGLVPNAGAQPPDVTLGTIAAVAFAVMTNQSPEVAMGIGMPIAVLMQMLVIGFFAMTAFTMGKADRYAERADAGGVSRLLIITIIVRSLLYALVAFVTVYFGEHAAQWIDDNTPKVLLEGLGIGAKMVPAIGFAMLLKIMWSKEVAGVFFIGFVMTTYLKLPIMAVAILGASAATLYFFFSGNNKNTSQQNEDFEDGI, from the coding sequence ATGATTTTTGAAGCTTCTTTAGTGGCTTTATGGGCCTTCTTTTGCGGTATAGATAAGTATGACGTTGCATTAAATATCCATCGTCCATTAATTACAGGACCTGTTGTCGGCCTGATTATGGGTGATATGCAGGTTGGATTGATTGCAGGCGCAACATTAGAACTTGCTTGGTTAGGGCTTGTTCCTAACGCCGGTGCTCAGCCACCAGATGTAACTTTAGGCACTATTGCTGCGGTTGCTTTTGCGGTAATGACAAATCAATCACCTGAAGTTGCTATGGGTATTGGTATGCCAATTGCTGTGTTAATGCAAATGTTGGTGATTGGCTTCTTTGCAATGACGGCGTTCACTATGGGAAAAGCCGATAGATACGCAGAAAGAGCCGATGCGGGTGGTGTGTCTCGGTTACTGATTATCACGATTATAGTACGTTCATTACTCTATGCATTAGTTGCCTTCGTAACGGTCTATTTCGGTGAACATGCAGCTCAGTGGATTGATGATAATACCCCGAAAGTGTTGCTTGAAGGCCTCGGTATTGGTGCGAAGATGGTTCCGGCTATTGGTTTTGCAATGTTGTTGAAAATCATGTGGTCAAAAGAAGTTGCAGGTGTGTTCTTTATTGGTTTCGTCATGACAACTTATTTAAAACTCCCAATTATGGCGGTTGCTATTTTAGGCGCATCAGCTGCCACACTCTACTTCTTCTTTAGTGGTAACAACAAAAATACAAGTCAGCAAAATGAGGATTTCGAAGATGGTATCTGA